One genomic region from Rattus norvegicus strain BN/NHsdMcwi chromosome 10, GRCr8, whole genome shotgun sequence encodes:
- the Kcnj2 gene encoding inward rectifier potassium channel 2 yields MGSVRTNRYSIVSSEEDGMKLATMAVANGFGNGKSKVHTRQQCRSRFVKKDGHCNVQFINVGEKGQRYLADIFTTCVDIRWRWMLVIFCLAFVLSWLFFGCVFWLIALLHGDLDASKESKACVSEVNSFTAAFLFSIETQTTIGYGFRCVTDECPIAVFMVVFQSIVGCIIDAFIIGAVMAKMAKPKKRNETLVFSHNAVIAMRDGKLCLMWRVGNLRKSHLVEAHVRAQLLKSRITSEGEYIPLDQIDINVGFDSGIDRIFLVSPITIVHEIDEDSPLYDLSKQDIDNADFEIVVILEGMVEATAMTTQCRSSYLANEILWGHRYEPVLFEEKHCYKVDYSRFHKTYEVPNTPLCSARDLAEKKYILSNANSFCYENEVALTSKEEEDSENGVPESTSTDSPPGIDLHNQASVPLEPRPLRRESEI; encoded by the coding sequence ATGGGCAGTGTGCGTACAAACCGCTACAGCATCGTCTCTTCGGAGGAAGACGGCATGAAGCTGGCCACCATGGCCGTCGCCAATGGCTTTGGGAATGGCAAGAGTAAAGTCCATACCCGACAACAGTGCAGGAGCCGCTTTGTGAAGAAAGACGGGCATTGCAACGTTCAGTTTATCAACgtgggagagaaaggacagaggtaCCTGGCGGACATCTTTACTACCTGTGTGGACATCCGCTGGCGGTGGATGCTGGTAATCTTCTGCCTCGCATTCGTGCTCTCCTGGCTGTTCTTTGGCTGTGTGTTTTGGTTGATAGCTCTGCTCCACGGGGATCTGGATGCTTCTAAAGAGAGCAAAGCGTGTGTGTCTGAGGTCAACAGCTTCACGgctgccttcctcttctccattGAGACCCAGACAACCATCGGCTATGGTTTCAGGTGTGTTACAGACGAGTGCCCGATTGCTGTTTTCATGGTGGTATTCCAGTCAATCGTGGGCTGCATCATCGACGCCTTCATCATTGGTGCAGTCATGGCGAAGATGGCGAAGCCAAAGAAGAGGAATGAGACTCTGGTCTTCAGCCACAACGCTGTGATTGCCATGAGGGACGGCAAACTCTGCTTGATGTGGAGAGTGGGCAACCTTCGCAAGAGCCACCTTGTGGAAGCTCATGTCCGGGCACAGCTTCTCAAATCTAGGATCACTTCAGAAGGGGAGTACATCCCCTTGGACCAGATAGACATCAACGTTGGTTTCGATAGCGGAATCGACCGTATATTTCTAGTGTCCCCAATCACTATTGTCCATGAAATAGACGAAGACAGCCCTTTATATGACTTGAGTAAGCAGGACATTGACAATGCAGACTTTGAAATCGTTGTCATCCTGGAAGGCATGGTGGAGGCCACTGCCATGACAACGCAATGCCGGAGTTCATATCTGGCCAATGAGATTCTCTGGGGTCACCGCTACGAGCCGGTGCTCTTTGAAGAGAAGCATTGCTATAAAGTAGACTATTCAAGATTCCATAAGACTTACGAAGTACCTAACACTCCCCTTTGTAGTGCCAGAGACTTAGCAGAGAAGAAATACATCCTCTCAAATGCAAATTCATTTTGCTATGAAAATGAAGTTGCCCTAACAagcaaagaggaagaggacagtgaGAACGGAGTTCCAGAGAGCACAAGTACGGACTCACCTCCTGGCATAGATCTCCACAACCAGGCGAGCGTGCCTCTAGAGCCCAGGCCTTTAAGGCGAGAATCGGAGATATGA